The following are encoded together in the Vigna unguiculata cultivar IT97K-499-35 chromosome 2, ASM411807v1, whole genome shotgun sequence genome:
- the LOC114173464 gene encoding protein BRICK 1, producing the protein MARAGGITNAVNVGIAVQADWENREFISHISLNVRRLFDFLVQFEATTKSKLASLNEKLDVLERRLELLEVQVGNASANPSLFAT; encoded by the exons atgGCTCGCGCGGGAGGGATAACAAATGCAGTAAACGTTGGAATCGCAGTGCAAGCCGATTGGGAAAACCGCGAATTCATCTCTCATATATCTCTCAACGTTCGTCGCCTCTTCGACTTccttgttcaatttg AGGCTACGACGAAGAGCAAGTTGGCGTCTCTGAATGAGAAGCTGGATGTGTTGGAGCGCAGGTTGGAACTGCTCGAAGTTCAAGTGGGCAATGCCTCG